From a single Cyclobacterium marinum DSM 745 genomic region:
- a CDS encoding exopolysaccharide biosynthesis polyprenyl glycosylphosphotransferase, protein MTHFQKRNVPILVCGDLVNLSLAFFISLYYVEINDAFLQRMQLLILPTLLILWLVIGNFNKLYENLGNRHFLKLRIGKFLKTYLVLTGIIVFVFLIFSFPDEVRNLHASILLGIPAFGVFTNLLLFQGLRINQDRSSKINNILVAGYGNQAQKVESFLTANPFSKSSLQGFIDCNLENSHGFNADRAVTNLDNLNSYLSENNVNEIIIALPFHEMNSIKSIVKIADYHGTRVHFIPDYKEVFGEKYKTNQFGNIEVVNTRQLPLDNAYFNLLKNLFDVAFSFIMLILLSPIFLIIGVLVKLDSPGPVLYLPERIGKNGKPFRLHKFRTMSCCDDPKNGIKSTTFNDPRITKIGKVLRKYSLDELPQFINVLLGDMSVVGPRPHRVHLNQMMQASEDKYMVRHYYKPGITGWAQVNGWRGPLETSEQKKQRTNHDLWYLENWSFWLDIKIIFLTIFSSKTHKSSF, encoded by the coding sequence AAAGAATGCAGTTATTAATATTACCTACACTTTTAATACTATGGTTAGTGATTGGAAATTTTAATAAATTGTATGAGAATTTAGGGAATAGGCATTTTTTAAAATTAAGAATAGGTAAATTCCTTAAAACATATCTTGTTCTTACAGGAATAATCGTATTTGTCTTTTTAATATTTTCTTTCCCAGACGAGGTTAGAAATTTACATGCATCTATTCTTCTTGGGATTCCTGCTTTTGGAGTTTTTACCAACCTTCTGCTTTTTCAAGGTCTCAGGATCAATCAAGATAGGAGTAGTAAAATAAATAATATATTAGTAGCAGGTTATGGGAATCAAGCTCAAAAAGTAGAATCATTTTTGACTGCTAATCCTTTTTCCAAGTCTTCATTACAAGGTTTTATAGACTGTAATTTAGAGAATAGTCATGGGTTTAATGCTGATAGAGCAGTTACTAATCTTGATAATTTGAATAGCTATCTTAGTGAAAATAATGTAAACGAAATTATTATAGCACTTCCCTTTCATGAAATGAACTCAATTAAATCTATCGTTAAAATAGCAGATTATCATGGGACCAGGGTTCATTTTATTCCTGATTATAAAGAAGTTTTTGGTGAAAAATATAAGACGAACCAGTTCGGGAATATTGAAGTTGTTAATACTAGACAATTGCCCTTGGATAATGCCTACTTTAACCTCTTGAAAAATTTGTTTGATGTTGCTTTTTCTTTTATAATGTTGATTTTATTGAGTCCGATATTTTTAATTATTGGAGTACTGGTCAAGTTGGATTCTCCTGGACCTGTTCTATACTTGCCTGAAAGAATTGGGAAAAATGGCAAGCCATTTCGCCTACATAAATTTAGGACGATGAGTTGCTGCGATGACCCCAAAAATGGAATAAAATCAACCACTTTTAACGATCCAAGGATCACTAAGATTGGAAAGGTCCTTCGTAAATATAGCCTTGATGAATTGCCTCAGTTTATAAATGTCCTTTTAGGGGATATGAGTGTTGTTGGACCTAGACCTCATAGAGTTCATTTGAACCAAATGATGCAAGCAAGCGAAGATAAATACATGGTGAGGCATTATTATAAACCTGGGATTACAGGATGGGCTCAGGTAAATGGGTGGAGAGGTCCTTTGGAAACCTCTGAACAGAAAAAACAAAGGACTAATCATGACCTTTGGTATTTGGAAAACTGGTCTTTCTGGTTGGATATTAAAATTATCTTTTTGACTATTTTTAGTTCCAAGACGCATAAGTCTAGTTTTTAG